A single window of Sulfitobacter sp. JL08 DNA harbors:
- a CDS encoding phospholipase D family protein, which translates to MRILAVAAGLTLLYFSACSPTERTFEQTPSFALESPTNSGLTRAVQGLGDPGDGRSGIRLIGNGEEALAARLALAAAAELTIDAQYYLLHNDQTGQVFAWSLLDAADRGVRVRLLLDDMDTKGYDATTAALESHENIEIRLFNPFWRDQSRIAAGLTDFRRINRRMHNKSMTADNAMSIVGGRNVGDEYFLAKREMNYSDLDLLVAGPVVNDISTNFDAYWNSAFAVPASAVVGTDGGVSLEGARDRLNQIMGDARETKYADVVNAATEQSFTPSTLELFWVPAKLYSDPPSKAAGEDDSGEILASQLIPYFVNAQSKVEIISAYFVPRKRGTEWLRELEGRGVDVSVVTNSLASNDVKPVYAHYARDRRRLLEGGVALYEVKPDADREKHRGVNWGESRSGLHAKAFTIDDRYLFVGSFNWDPRSVNINTEMGILIESPSFKKTGIECVARCFERRNLRRDAGRR; encoded by the coding sequence ATGAGAATTCTGGCCGTGGCGGCAGGGCTGACACTGCTCTATTTTTCGGCCTGTTCACCAACCGAGCGGACCTTTGAACAGACGCCTTCCTTTGCACTGGAATCCCCGACAAATTCGGGCCTCACACGGGCTGTGCAGGGCTTGGGCGATCCTGGCGATGGTCGCTCTGGCATCCGCCTGATCGGCAACGGAGAAGAAGCGCTGGCCGCGCGTCTGGCGCTGGCGGCGGCGGCCGAACTGACCATCGATGCGCAATATTACCTGTTGCACAATGATCAGACCGGACAGGTCTTTGCGTGGAGCCTGCTGGATGCTGCGGACCGCGGCGTGCGGGTCCGGCTTTTGCTGGATGATATGGACACCAAGGGTTACGACGCCACAACAGCTGCGCTTGAATCCCACGAGAATATCGAAATTCGCCTGTTCAACCCGTTCTGGCGCGATCAAAGCCGGATCGCGGCGGGGCTGACCGATTTCAGACGCATCAACCGCCGGATGCACAACAAATCAATGACCGCCGACAACGCCATGTCGATTGTCGGTGGGCGCAATGTGGGCGATGAGTATTTTCTGGCCAAGCGAGAAATGAACTATTCAGATCTTGATCTGCTGGTGGCGGGGCCGGTTGTAAATGACATTTCGACCAACTTTGATGCCTACTGGAACAGCGCCTTTGCCGTGCCGGCCAGCGCGGTCGTCGGAACCGATGGCGGCGTCAGTCTGGAGGGCGCGCGCGACCGGCTAAACCAGATCATGGGCGACGCCCGCGAGACGAAATATGCCGATGTCGTCAACGCTGCGACCGAACAAAGCTTTACACCCTCGACACTCGAACTTTTCTGGGTGCCCGCGAAACTCTATTCCGATCCGCCGTCCAAGGCGGCGGGCGAGGACGACAGCGGTGAAATCCTTGCCTCGCAACTTATTCCCTATTTCGTCAACGCCCAATCCAAGGTCGAGATCATTTCCGCCTATTTCGTGCCCCGCAAACGCGGCACCGAATGGCTGCGAGAGCTTGAGGGCCGCGGCGTTGACGTGTCCGTCGTTACCAATTCGCTGGCGTCCAACGATGTGAAACCGGTCTATGCGCACTATGCCCGCGACAGGCGCAGGCTTCTGGAAGGCGGCGTTGCCCTTTACGAGGTGAAACCCGATGCGGACCGCGAAAAACACCGTGGCGTCAACTGGGGTGAATCCCGATCAGGGCTGCACGCAAAGGCGTTTACCATTGATGACCGATATCTGTTTGTCGGATCGTTCAACTGGGATCCGCGCTCGGTCAATATCAACACCGAAATGGGCATCCTGATCGAGTCGCCGTCCTTTAAAAAAACGGGCATCGAATGCGTTGCGCGATGTTTTGAAAGACGAAACCTACGCCGTGACGCTGGACGAAGATGA
- a CDS encoding enoyl-ACP reductase FabI, whose product MTKLLEGKRGLIMGVANERSIAWGIAKAMHEAGAELAFTYQGEAFGKRLEPLAASVGSDFMVDVDVTDDASLDAAFDALGSRWPTIDFVVHAIAFSDKSELTGRFLNTSRANFKNSMDISAYSFIEIARRAYPLMKDQGGTLLTLTYQGSNRVVPNYNVMGVAKAALESATRYLANDLGPEGIRVNAISPGPMKTLAGAAIGGARKTYKHTDQNAPLRANATLEAVGGTAVYLASDAGACTTGEIVRVDGGFHILGMPQPDYL is encoded by the coding sequence ATGACAAAGCTTCTTGAGGGTAAACGCGGCCTGATCATGGGCGTTGCCAATGAAAGGTCGATCGCCTGGGGCATTGCCAAGGCCATGCACGAGGCCGGGGCAGAGCTGGCCTTTACCTATCAGGGCGAAGCCTTTGGCAAGCGGCTGGAACCTTTGGCGGCCAGTGTCGGATCGGATTTCATGGTCGATGTGGATGTTACCGACGATGCGTCCCTTGATGCGGCGTTTGACGCGCTGGGATCGCGCTGGCCGACGATCGATTTTGTTGTGCACGCGATCGCGTTTTCTGACAAATCCGAACTGACGGGCCGGTTTCTGAACACCAGCCGCGCCAATTTCAAGAATTCGATGGATATCAGCGCCTATTCGTTCATTGAAATCGCCCGCCGTGCCTATCCTCTTATGAAAGACCAGGGCGGCACGCTGCTGACGCTGACGTATCAGGGATCGAACCGCGTTGTGCCAAATTACAACGTGATGGGTGTGGCCAAGGCCGCGCTGGAATCGGCCACCCGCTATCTGGCCAACGATCTGGGCCCCGAAGGCATCCGCGTGAACGCGATATCGCCCGGCCCGATGAAAACGCTGGCCGGTGCGGCCATTGGCGGCGCGCGCAAGACCTATAAACACACCGATCAGAACGCGCCCCTGCGCGCCAACGCCACGCTTGAGGCGGTGGGCGGAACAGCCGTCTATCTGGCCTCGGATGCAGGCGCCTGCACCACGGGCGAGATTGTGCGCGTCGATGGCGGCTTTCACATCCTTGGCATGCCGCAACCGGATTATCTGTAA
- the fabB gene encoding beta-ketoacyl-ACP synthase I, with translation MRRVVVTGLGIVSSVGNNASEVLASLKAGKSGIEASPTMAEHGFRSQIAGTLKIDPAEHIDKRTLRFMGPGAAYAHIAMSEAIANAGLSEDDIVNPRTGLVAGSGGPSTSAMFAAHQTVLSSGATKRIGPFAVPKCMSSTISANLATAFHIKGINYSITSACSTSLHCIGNAAEQIMMGKQDVMFAGGGEELDWTLSCLFDAMGAMSSKYNDAPETASRAFDANRDGFVISGGGGIVVLEDLDHAVARGAKIYAEVTGYGATSDGHDMVAPSGEGGERAMRIALSTLPEGRRVDYINAHGTSTPVGDVGEVEAVRRVFGQGSTPPISSTKSMTGHAQGAAGALEAIFCLLMLDQDFITQSINVETLDPALDPAEIATKRVDNAGLDSVMTNSFGFGGTNGSMILSKFKG, from the coding sequence ATGCGCCGCGTTGTTGTCACCGGATTGGGGATTGTTTCCTCTGTCGGAAATAATGCATCCGAAGTTCTGGCTTCGCTGAAAGCCGGAAAAAGCGGAATCGAAGCCAGCCCGACCATGGCGGAACACGGGTTTCGCAGCCAGATCGCCGGTACGCTCAAGATTGATCCGGCCGAACATATCGACAAACGGACATTGCGGTTCATGGGGCCGGGTGCGGCCTATGCGCATATCGCGATGAGCGAGGCAATTGCCAATGCAGGTCTGAGCGAGGACGATATCGTCAACCCGCGCACCGGTCTGGTGGCCGGATCGGGCGGGCCATCGACCAGCGCCATGTTCGCCGCGCACCAGACGGTGCTGAGTTCGGGCGCGACCAAGCGGATCGGCCCCTTTGCAGTGCCCAAATGCATGTCGTCGACGATTTCGGCCAATCTGGCCACGGCCTTCCACATCAAGGGCATCAACTATTCGATCACATCCGCCTGTTCGACATCGCTGCATTGTATCGGCAACGCCGCCGAACAGATCATGATGGGCAAGCAGGACGTGATGTTTGCCGGTGGCGGAGAAGAGCTGGACTGGACCCTGTCCTGTCTGTTCGACGCGATGGGCGCGATGAGCAGCAAATACAATGACGCGCCGGAAACGGCATCGCGCGCCTTTGATGCAAACCGCGACGGGTTCGTGATTTCGGGCGGTGGCGGCATTGTCGTACTGGAAGACCTTGATCATGCAGTGGCGCGCGGCGCCAAGATTTACGCCGAGGTGACCGGATACGGGGCCACATCGGACGGCCACGATATGGTGGCCCCATCCGGTGAAGGCGGCGAACGCGCGATGCGCATCGCCCTGTCCACCCTGCCTGAAGGACGTCGTGTGGATTACATCAATGCCCATGGCACATCGACACCCGTCGGCGATGTCGGCGAGGTCGAGGCCGTGCGCCGTGTGTTCGGCCAGGGCAGCACGCCTCCGATCAGTTCGACCAAGTCAATGACAGGCCACGCCCAGGGGGCGGCCGGCGCGCTTGAGGCGATATTCTGTCTTTTGATGCTGGATCAGGATTTCATCACCCAATCCATCAACGTGGAAACGCTGGACCCGGCACTGGACCCAGCCGAAATTGCGACCAAACGGGTCGACAATGCCGGACTGGACAGTGTCATGACCAACAGCTTTGGCTTTGGCGGCACCAACGGGTCGATGATCCTGTCGAAATTCAAAGGGTAG
- the fabA gene encoding bifunctional 3-hydroxydecanoyl-ACP dehydratase/trans-2-decenoyl-ACP isomerase gives MADYPTQFDKDDLLKCARGELFGPGNAQLPEPPMLMMDRITDISADGGAHGKGHVVAEFDIHPDLWFFACHFPGNPIMPGCLGLDGLWQLTGFNLGWRGWQGRGMALGVGEVKLTGMVKPDRKMLTYYVDFTRVIDRRLKMGVADGRVVADGEEIYVVKDMKVGLATS, from the coding sequence ATGGCAGACTATCCAACCCAGTTTGACAAAGACGACCTGCTGAAATGCGCCCGCGGAGAGCTGTTTGGCCCCGGAAACGCGCAATTGCCCGAACCCCCGATGCTGATGATGGACCGGATCACCGACATCAGTGCCGATGGTGGCGCGCATGGCAAAGGCCACGTGGTCGCCGAATTCGATATTCACCCCGACCTGTGGTTCTTCGCCTGCCATTTTCCGGGCAATCCGATCATGCCGGGCTGTCTGGGGCTGGACGGGCTGTGGCAGCTGACCGGGTTCAATCTGGGCTGGCGCGGCTGGCAGGGGCGCGGCATGGCGCTGGGTGTGGGTGAAGTAAAGCTGACTGGCATGGTCAAGCCCGACCGCAAGATGCTGACCTATTACGTCGATTTCACCCGCGTGATCGACCGCCGTTTGAAAATGGGCGTGGCCGATGGACGGGTTGTTGCCGACGGCGAAGAGATTTATGTGGTTAAAGATATGAAGGTTGGTCTGGCCACATCGTAA
- the irrA gene encoding iron response transcriptional regulator IrrA, producing MSTDLTSSAHTRGTEWLSGAGLRPTRQRVTLAALLVGDGQNRHVTAESLFALSKDHGESVSLATVYNTLRAFCDAGLMQEVTVDGSKSYFDTNVHDHPHFYWEDEGRLSDAPADQLVISRVPDAPAGAEIASVDVVIRLRKR from the coding sequence ATGAGCACGGACCTGACATCCAGCGCCCACACACGCGGCACGGAATGGCTAAGCGGCGCAGGGCTGCGCCCGACGCGCCAGCGTGTGACGCTGGCGGCGCTTCTTGTGGGCGACGGCCAAAACCGCCACGTCACCGCGGAAAGCCTGTTTGCCCTGTCCAAGGATCATGGTGAATCCGTATCGCTGGCAACGGTCTACAACACATTGCGCGCCTTCTGCGATGCGGGCCTGATGCAGGAAGTTACCGTTGACGGATCAAAAAGCTATTTTGACACCAACGTGCATGACCACCCGCATTTCTACTGGGAAGACGAAGGCCGGCTGAGCGATGCGCCCGCCGACCAGCTGGTTATCTCGCGCGTGCCCGATGCCCCCGCCGGTGCTGAAATCGCATCGGTCGACGTTGTGATCCGGCTGCGAAAGCGCTGA
- a CDS encoding IS110 family transposase: protein MAKNDFDELMSVGVDIGKDVFHLVGFDKEGRLVLRKKIKRMALVATFEELPQCIVGMEACLSAHFVSRTLSKMGFEPRIIPAIYVKPFNKGQKNDYNDAEAIAEAALRPNLKTVSEKTQEQLDLQALHRVRSRLVSRRTAAMNQIRAFLIEQGITVRRSVAALRASLEAILSNRGDEMSLRMRRLILGLQQDWIWLDKRIDMTTSEIKEVSETEESCQRLMTIPGIGPIISTAVVAAVGTGEAYDRGRDFAAWLGLVPRQHSTGGRTILGRITKRGSRYLRMLFVQAAQVIMMRPKNWHKFSFGAWLEAAATRMQHNKLGVALANKLARIAWSVLNSGKDFDWMEKELATAI from the coding sequence ATGGCGAAGAATGATTTTGATGAGCTGATGTCAGTTGGCGTTGATATCGGCAAAGACGTATTTCACTTGGTTGGCTTTGACAAAGAAGGTCGGCTTGTTTTGCGCAAGAAGATCAAACGCATGGCGTTGGTTGCGACGTTTGAGGAGCTGCCGCAATGTATTGTCGGGATGGAAGCTTGCCTGAGCGCGCACTTTGTCAGCCGAACGCTGAGCAAGATGGGGTTCGAGCCCCGGATCATTCCCGCGATTTATGTGAAGCCTTTCAACAAGGGCCAGAAGAACGACTACAATGACGCTGAAGCTATTGCAGAAGCCGCTTTGCGTCCCAATCTCAAGACGGTATCGGAGAAGACGCAGGAGCAGCTTGATCTCCAGGCGCTGCATCGCGTTCGGTCACGGCTTGTGTCACGTCGGACAGCAGCAATGAATCAGATCCGGGCCTTTCTGATCGAACAGGGGATCACTGTCCGACGTAGTGTCGCGGCTCTGCGCGCCTCGCTCGAAGCCATTCTTAGCAATCGCGGCGACGAGATGTCCTTGCGGATGCGGAGATTGATCCTGGGGCTCCAACAGGATTGGATATGGCTGGATAAACGGATCGATATGACCACATCTGAAATCAAAGAGGTCAGCGAGACCGAGGAAAGCTGCCAACGTCTGATGACCATTCCGGGCATCGGGCCAATCATCTCAACGGCTGTGGTTGCAGCTGTCGGGACCGGCGAGGCTTATGATCGGGGGCGAGATTTTGCGGCTTGGCTGGGGCTCGTTCCGCGACAACACAGCACCGGCGGGCGCACCATCCTGGGTCGTATCACAAAACGAGGCAGCCGGTATCTCCGCATGCTGTTTGTGCAGGCCGCGCAGGTCATCATGATGCGACCGAAGAACTGGCATAAGTTTAGTTTTGGCGCATGGTTGGAAGCCGCCGCGACGCGCATGCAGCACAACAAGCTCGGCGTGGCGCTTGCCAATAAGCTAGCGCGGATCGCATGGAGTGTTCTTAACTCAGGCAAGGACTTCGATTGGATGGAAAAAGAATTGGCGACTGCGATCTGA
- the metK gene encoding methionine adenosyltransferase: MSRQNYIFTSESVSEGHPDKVCDRISDAVLDAFLSEEPEARVAAETFATTNRVIIGGEVGLSDQEKLHDYMGRIEDIARACIKDIGYEQDKFHHATCEITNLLHEQSAHIAQGVNAADNKDEGAGDQGIMFGFATNETDMLMPAPIHYAHAILRRLAEVRKDGTEPTLRPDAKSQLSVRYKNGKPVGVSSIVLSTQHADAGQTSDDIRDIVEPYIREVLPEGWITPETEWWVNPTGTFVIGGPDGDAGLTGRKIIVDTYGGAAPHGGGAFSGKDPTKVDRSAAYAARYLAKNVVAAGLADRCTIQLSYAIGVSKPLSIYCETFGTSDVPPAAIEKAIDRVMNLTPRGIREHLQLNKPIYQRTAAYGHFGREPDADGGFSWEKTDLVEALLKEV, encoded by the coding sequence ATGTCACGGCAGAACTATATTTTCACTTCGGAATCCGTTTCCGAAGGACACCCCGATAAAGTGTGCGATCGCATTTCCGACGCGGTTCTTGATGCGTTTCTAAGCGAAGAACCCGAAGCGCGGGTGGCCGCCGAAACCTTTGCCACCACCAATCGCGTGATCATCGGCGGCGAAGTGGGCCTGTCGGATCAGGAAAAACTGCACGACTATATGGGCCGCATCGAAGACATCGCGCGCGCCTGTATCAAGGATATCGGATACGAGCAGGACAAGTTTCACCACGCCACCTGCGAGATCACCAACCTGCTGCACGAACAATCGGCCCATATCGCCCAGGGCGTGAACGCCGCCGACAACAAGGACGAAGGCGCGGGCGATCAGGGCATCATGTTCGGATTTGCCACCAACGAAACAGACATGCTGATGCCGGCGCCCATTCATTATGCGCATGCGATCCTGCGCCGTCTGGCCGAGGTCCGCAAGGACGGCACCGAACCCACGCTGCGCCCCGATGCCAAAAGCCAGCTGTCCGTGCGCTACAAGAACGGCAAGCCGGTTGGCGTATCCTCTATCGTTCTGTCGACACAGCACGCCGACGCTGGGCAAACCAGCGATGATATCCGCGACATTGTCGAACCCTACATTCGCGAGGTTCTGCCAGAGGGCTGGATCACGCCCGAAACGGAGTGGTGGGTGAACCCCACCGGCACTTTCGTGATCGGCGGGCCGGATGGCGATGCGGGCCTGACAGGGCGCAAGATCATCGTGGATACCTATGGCGGCGCGGCCCCGCATGGCGGGGGTGCGTTTTCCGGCAAGGACCCGACCAAGGTGGACCGTTCGGCCGCCTATGCCGCGCGTTATCTGGCCAAGAACGTGGTCGCCGCCGGACTGGCAGACCGCTGCACCATCCAGCTGAGCTATGCGATCGGGGTCAGCAAACCGCTGTCGATCTATTGCGAAACCTTCGGCACCAGCGATGTGCCCCCGGCAGCCATCGAAAAGGCCATTGATCGGGTGATGAACCTGACGCCCCGCGGTATCCGCGAGCATCTGCAACTGAACAAACCGATCTATCAGCGCACGGCGGCCTATGGCCATTTCGGGCGCGAACCGGACGCCGATGGCGGGTTCAGCTGGGAAAAAACCGATCTGGTCGAGGCGCTTCTGAAAGAGGTCTAG
- the lnt gene encoding apolipoprotein N-acyltransferase produces MNLLRRARQIRTTLPDASPSRAYAYGVTAGAGTALGLAPFDLWPVAVFGLIAGYVLFSAAATLRRSSLIGWAFGTGYFAVALHWIVEPFAVDAARHLWMAPFALVFMATGLALFWGAAFALAHWLAPPPARWTQGVALALCLGLAELARSYVLTGFPWAVLSQIWVSTQAIQWISVIGPHGLVLLALLAVWMPLSVTGGAVRRAISFVPALCLGAGALLWPDTAPVAGSDAPIIRLIQPNAAQRDKWNPDMIPLFFDRQVAFTRAPGQTGQRPDLIVWPETAVPTLLEYANGAFDVITDAAQGSTVVMGIQRKNDARLFNSMVVLDGNGTLTGIYDKHHLVPFGEYIPFGSVLGQFGLRGLAAEDGDGFSAGPGPALLDLGKAGRALALICYEAIFPQDVNRAPTRPDFLLQATNDAWFGTFSGPYQHLAQARMRAIEQGVPMVRAANTGVSAIIDAQGHVLRHLALDTSGFIDAPLPPARAATWYSKTGDLPVLLVLLAGLFALAAVNLSARSKL; encoded by the coding sequence ATGAACCTGCTGCGGCGGGCCAGACAGATCCGCACGACCCTGCCAGATGCCAGCCCCAGCCGCGCATATGCCTATGGTGTGACTGCGGGCGCGGGGACGGCACTGGGGCTGGCCCCGTTTGATCTGTGGCCCGTTGCCGTTTTCGGGCTGATCGCCGGATACGTCCTGTTTTCCGCTGCCGCCACGCTGCGCCGGTCTTCGCTGATCGGATGGGCGTTTGGTACCGGGTATTTTGCCGTTGCGCTGCACTGGATCGTGGAACCGTTTGCGGTGGATGCCGCGCGGCATTTGTGGATGGCGCCCTTTGCGCTGGTGTTCATGGCAACGGGGCTGGCGCTGTTCTGGGGTGCTGCGTTTGCGCTGGCGCACTGGCTGGCGCCGCCCCCTGCCCGCTGGACGCAGGGTGTGGCGCTGGCGCTGTGCCTTGGGCTGGCGGAGCTGGCGCGCAGCTATGTGTTGACCGGGTTTCCCTGGGCGGTGCTGTCGCAAATCTGGGTGTCGACACAGGCGATCCAGTGGATCAGCGTGATCGGGCCACACGGGCTCGTTCTGCTGGCGCTGCTGGCGGTCTGGATGCCTTTGAGCGTGACGGGCGGCGCGGTCCGGCGCGCAATATCTTTCGTGCCGGCACTGTGTCTGGGGGCGGGTGCGCTGTTGTGGCCGGATACCGCGCCAGTGGCGGGCAGCGATGCCCCGATCATCAGGTTGATCCAGCCCAACGCCGCCCAGCGCGACAAATGGAACCCGGATATGATCCCGTTGTTCTTTGACCGGCAGGTCGCGTTTACCCGCGCACCGGGTCAGACCGGACAGCGCCCCGATCTGATCGTGTGGCCGGAAACGGCAGTGCCAACGCTGCTGGAATATGCCAACGGCGCGTTCGATGTGATTACCGATGCCGCGCAGGGCAGCACCGTTGTGATGGGCATCCAGCGCAAGAACGACGCACGGCTGTTCAATTCCATGGTTGTTCTGGATGGAAACGGCACGCTGACCGGCATCTATGACAAACACCACCTTGTGCCCTTTGGCGAATACATCCCGTTCGGGTCCGTTCTGGGCCAGTTCGGGTTGCGCGGCCTTGCTGCCGAAGACGGCGACGGGTTCAGCGCCGGGCCCGGCCCGGCCTTGCTGGATCTGGGCAAGGCGGGGCGCGCGCTGGCCCTGATCTGTTACGAGGCGATTTTCCCGCAGGATGTGAACCGCGCCCCGACACGCCCCGATTTTCTGCTGCAGGCCACCAATGATGCGTGGTTCGGTACGTTTTCCGGCCCCTACCAGCATCTGGCACAGGCGCGGATGCGGGCCATCGAACAGGGGGTACCTATGGTGCGGGCGGCCAATACCGGCGTGTCGGCGATCATTGACGCACAGGGGCATGTGCTGCGGCATCTGGCGCTGGATACATCCGGGTTTATCGATGCCCCGTTGCCACCTGCTCGGGCTGCGACGTGGTACAGCAAAACCGGCGACCTGCCTGTGCTGCTTGTGTTGCTTGCAGGCCTCTTTGCGCTGGCCGCTGTCAATTTGAGCGCACGCTCAAAACTTTAG
- a CDS encoding hemolysin family protein has translation MGDIDGSSNAARSAQPTEQDELNETDQGDTLVTDRPGFFRRVIEALSPSEMDEATPDAPTEAPRPASHGMINLRRLRVEDVAIPTADIVAVPDTITKDELVAVFRDSGLTRLPVYHGTLDTPIGMAHLKDFALTHGFNGSGGRFSLKKMVRPLMFVPPSMSIGVLLTKMQTERRHMALVIDEYGGVDGLVTIEDLIEQVVGEIEDEHDTVEGEYWVKEKPGCYVALAKTPLDEFEAEIGLSLTDHDRVDEEEIDTLGGLVFMLSSRVPARGEVVVHPDGPEFEVIDADPRRIKRLRVRVPGLAAA, from the coding sequence ATGGGCGATATTGACGGTTCCTCTAACGCAGCGCGCAGCGCGCAGCCGACAGAGCAAGACGAGTTAAACGAGACAGATCAGGGCGATACGCTGGTTACAGACAGGCCCGGTTTCTTCCGAAGAGTGATTGAGGCGCTCAGCCCGTCCGAAATGGACGAAGCCACCCCCGACGCCCCGACAGAGGCGCCGCGCCCCGCATCACATGGCATGATCAATCTGCGACGCCTGCGCGTCGAAGACGTGGCGATTCCGACAGCGGATATCGTGGCGGTGCCCGACACGATCACCAAGGACGAACTTGTTGCGGTGTTCCGCGACAGCGGCCTGACCCGCCTGCCCGTCTATCACGGCACGCTGGATACGCCCATCGGCATGGCCCACCTCAAGGATTTCGCGCTGACCCATGGCTTCAACGGCAGCGGCGGGCGCTTTTCGCTGAAAAAGATGGTGCGACCTTTGATGTTCGTGCCCCCGTCGATGAGCATTGGTGTGCTGCTGACGAAAATGCAGACCGAACGGCGGCATATGGCGCTGGTGATCGACGAATATGGCGGCGTGGACGGGCTTGTCACCATCGAAGACCTGATCGAACAGGTGGTCGGTGAAATCGAGGACGAACACGATACGGTCGAGGGCGAATACTGGGTCAAGGAAAAGCCCGGCTGTTATGTCGCCTTGGCCAAGACGCCGCTGGATGAATTCGAGGCCGAAATCGGCCTGTCCCTGACAGATCACGACCGCGTCGACGAAGAAGAAATCGACACGCTGGGCGGTCTGGTGTTCATGCTGTCCAGCCGCGTGCCCGCACGCGGAGAGGTTGTGGTACATCCCGACGGGCCGGAATTCGAAGTGATCGATGCAGACCCGCGCCGGATCAAGCGGTTGCGCGTTCGGGTGCCGGGCCTGGCCGCGGCATGA
- the ybeY gene encoding rRNA maturation RNase YbeY, giving the protein MPDSVLCQIEDKRWQTINLEDVAERATCVTLAFLGHDPARFEISLLGCSDTRIADLNADFRGKPVPTNVLSWPSEDLAPKKAGDPPHPPCKTAFFPTGADMPIELGDIAIAFETCQSEADKAGLPLVDHTTHLIVHAVLHLLGYDHVRDQDATLMEDLETDILGSMGLDDPYRDDNGAARPHSGLD; this is encoded by the coding sequence GTGCCTGACAGCGTCCTGTGCCAGATCGAAGACAAAAGATGGCAAACCATCAATCTTGAAGACGTGGCCGAACGTGCCACCTGCGTAACACTGGCTTTTCTGGGCCATGATCCCGCGCGCTTTGAAATCAGCCTGCTGGGTTGCAGCGATACGCGTATCGCCGATCTGAATGCCGATTTTCGCGGCAAACCCGTGCCCACCAATGTTTTAAGCTGGCCAAGCGAGGATCTGGCGCCGAAAAAGGCAGGCGACCCGCCACATCCCCCTTGCAAGACTGCGTTTTTCCCGACAGGCGCAGATATGCCCATCGAATTGGGGGATATTGCAATTGCCTTTGAAACTTGCCAATCCGAAGCGGACAAAGCCGGTCTGCCGCTTGTGGATCACACCACACATCTGATCGTTCACGCTGTGTTACATTTGTTGGGGTATGACCACGTGCGTGACCAAGATGCCACTTTGATGGAAGATCTTGAGACGGATATACTTGGCAGCATGGGGTTGGATGACCCATATAGGGACGATAACGGGGCCGCACGGCCCCATTCTGGATTGGATTGA
- a CDS encoding PhoH family protein encodes MRLAISAQTPPPPSDPAPEVLVEFPDNRLLIDLCGEFDRNLADIEQKLAVQLLRRGNQIAVIGAPEAQKQATDILQSLYARLEAGRAVEAGDIDREFRMGSEEDGASLSTQLEMFKGGKVEIKTRKRLVEPRTDAQKAYVQALFENELAFGIGPAGTGKTYLAVAVGVNMFLNGQVDKIILSRPAVEAGERLGFLPGDMKEKVDPYMQPLYDALNDFLPAKQLAKMTEEKLIEIAPLAFMRGRTLSNAFVVLDEAQNATTMQMKMFLTRLGEGSRMVITGDRTQIDLPRGVPSGLADAERLLNSIPKISFNYFTSKDVVRHPLVAAIIEAYEKDSA; translated from the coding sequence ATGCGTTTGGCAATCAGTGCCCAGACTCCCCCGCCCCCTTCCGATCCCGCGCCCGAAGTGCTGGTGGAATTTCCCGATAACCGTTTGCTGATTGATCTGTGTGGCGAATTTGATCGCAACCTTGCGGATATAGAACAGAAACTGGCGGTGCAGTTGTTGCGACGGGGCAACCAGATCGCAGTTATCGGTGCCCCCGAAGCACAGAAACAAGCCACCGACATCCTGCAATCGCTTTATGCACGGCTTGAGGCGGGGCGCGCGGTGGAAGCCGGCGATATCGATCGCGAATTCCGCATGGGCAGCGAAGAGGACGGCGCAAGCCTGTCCACCCAACTTGAAATGTTCAAGGGCGGTAAGGTTGAAATCAAGACCCGCAAGCGGCTGGTCGAACCGCGCACCGATGCACAGAAAGCCTATGTTCAGGCACTGTTTGAAAACGAACTGGCCTTTGGTATCGGCCCGGCCGGTACCGGCAAGACCTATCTGGCCGTCGCCGTGGGCGTGAACATGTTTCTGAATGGTCAGGTCGACAAGATCATCCTGTCGCGCCCCGCTGTTGAAGCGGGCGAACGGCTTGGCTTTCTGCCCGGCGACATGAAGGAAAAGGTCGATCCCTACATGCAGCCGCTTTATGACGCGCTGAACGATTTTCTGCCCGCCAAGCAACTGGCCAAAATGACCGAGGAAAAACTGATCGAGATTGCGCCGCTTGCGTTCATGCGGGGGCGTACATTGTCCAACGCCTTTGTTGTGCTGGACGAGGCGCAGAACGCCACGACGATGCAGATGAAAATGTTCCTGACCCGCCTTGGCGAAGGCAGCCGCATGGTGATCACGGGCGACCGCACCCAGATCGATCTGCCACGCGGAGTGCCCAGCGGCCTTGCCGATGCCGAACGGTTGCTGAACAGCATCCCCAAGATCAGCTTTAATTACTTCACCTCCAAGGACGTTGTGCGCCATCCGCTGGTGGCCGCCATTATCGAGGCCTACGAGAAAGACAGTGCCTGA